A region from the Corallococcus caeni genome encodes:
- a CDS encoding PHP domain-containing protein, protein MLIDLHAHSHLSKGCELEPRAVLERAAMFGLDAVAFTETNTQDGCDELFEIGAKSKVKVFVGLELVTDRGQYLCFFPKPELAPEPVQMWGSNREKPWSAAECLPKVKALGAAIVAARPFDRDVPNPAMDYVRSLSGVLCAVEGYNAKVKQTANDLAVEAADALKLPCVGGSDARGSLDEMGRGATFFKRDVLTQAQLVEELLKGDYWPVMAGELPRLTRPGEAQAQRKGGGGKKQHRRGGRR, encoded by the coding sequence ATGCTCATCGACCTACACGCCCATTCCCATCTGTCCAAGGGGTGCGAACTGGAGCCGCGCGCCGTGCTGGAGCGGGCGGCGATGTTCGGCCTGGACGCGGTGGCGTTCACGGAGACCAACACCCAGGACGGCTGCGACGAGCTCTTCGAGATCGGCGCGAAGTCCAAGGTGAAGGTCTTCGTGGGCCTGGAGCTGGTGACGGACCGGGGCCAGTACCTGTGCTTCTTCCCGAAGCCGGAGCTGGCGCCAGAGCCCGTGCAGATGTGGGGCAGCAACCGGGAGAAGCCCTGGAGCGCCGCCGAGTGCCTGCCCAAGGTGAAGGCGCTGGGCGCGGCCATCGTCGCGGCCCGCCCCTTCGACCGCGACGTGCCCAACCCCGCCATGGACTACGTGCGCTCGCTGTCGGGCGTGCTGTGCGCCGTGGAGGGCTACAACGCCAAGGTGAAGCAGACCGCGAACGACCTGGCCGTGGAGGCCGCGGACGCGCTCAAGCTGCCCTGCGTGGGCGGCAGCGACGCGCGCGGCTCCCTGGACGAGATGGGCCGCGGCGCCACCTTCTTCAAGCGCGACGTGCTCACCCAGGCGCAGTTGGTGGAGGAACTGCTCAAGGGCGACTACTGGCCGGTGATGGCCGGTGAGTTGCCCCGCCTCACCCGGCCGGGCGAGGCCCAGGCCCAGCGCAAGGGCGGCGGCGGCAAGAAGCAGCACCGCCGCGGCGGCCGGCGCTAG
- a CDS encoding FtsB family cell division protein translates to MTSRRKLLMVAAVVAVALSLASVADAKGFRRYLRLRQDVEALDERNRSLAAQNDALRKEIAALRKDPAALEQSVREELGYVKPGEIVFHLESP, encoded by the coding sequence ATGACGTCCCGGCGAAAGCTCCTGATGGTGGCGGCGGTGGTGGCGGTGGCCCTGAGCCTCGCTTCGGTGGCGGACGCCAAGGGCTTCCGTCGTTACCTGCGCCTGCGGCAGGACGTGGAGGCGCTCGACGAGCGCAACCGCTCGCTGGCCGCGCAGAACGACGCGCTTCGCAAGGAGATCGCGGCGCTGCGCAAGGACCCGGCGGCGCTGGAGCAGTCGGTGCGTGAGGAACTCGGCTACGTGAAGCCGGGCGAAATCGTCTTCCATCTGGAGTCGCCATGA
- a CDS encoding serine/threonine-protein kinase, whose amino-acid sequence MSGTYRLTGRTEAGDLAELYEALLLPTLPVAVKLFLPRTSDPGYARELAETVRRLQPVRHPGLLHVVDVGFVRQRLAIVREDVDGFTLGIALQRLNTKEVLLPPTVALSIVIQLLETVQLAHDAGVVHGAITPGNVLLSRDGFPAICDFGALQALLSVPQLKRTFAHRGRSAYRAPEVTRGETPTEASDVYSLGAIAYELLTLREAVVPGSGVSTRREALPPPSRLDRRINSRLDPAIMRALDPAPQRRFRSCGEFAQALRNFLSAGGGLPGAEEVGRFVSELFPNEVSLAAPGPVPFVEPFQLEPVSGAEMEDLHAEEHEASIVQRAPYSRAPTEQESSADTQEAAPGFEAFRPEDYAPDAPEDDGPAPEPEPTNEARSTDPSHAGPLEQGWDAPPGVLAQKSRRQAGPQGGAEGQGSSRAGRNPRVKVVEDFSGPPLGEDEPPVPTGRRAAMRPGVPLGGEEPVPPSGRRPALRPGQPSGAPSGPPLGSGEEPPPSTKRPALRPAHGAGGRAPGQETAILPAGGGTPSVAPKAPEAPAPRQERRGRAEPTEALPPEPRSERRAAVPKAEGRVRSDMAEPAPSDRHLPVHQRFDTVETPSMDAVNAGTRRKRLLFIAGGIALVGLFMFAVAAWRLGLEPVHEPELPRYDPNAPGANGSPAQPANPSALKPITPPPPAPPIDPGARDVEDEDAEEDTAEPGVPPKNQRAFLTLRTNLPANVFIDGARVRRATPLVNYPVRVGTRDIRVVAIATGEQKDFQLRFSRGQHQKLEEQFQPPPTRR is encoded by the coding sequence ATGAGCGGGACGTACCGGCTCACCGGCCGCACGGAGGCGGGGGACCTGGCGGAGCTGTACGAGGCCCTGCTGCTGCCCACGCTCCCCGTCGCGGTGAAGCTCTTCCTGCCGCGCACCTCCGACCCGGGCTATGCCCGCGAGCTGGCGGAGACGGTGCGGCGGCTCCAGCCCGTGCGCCACCCGGGCCTCCTCCACGTCGTGGACGTGGGCTTCGTGCGCCAGCGGCTCGCCATCGTGCGCGAGGACGTGGACGGCTTCACGCTGGGCATCGCGCTCCAGCGCCTCAACACGAAGGAGGTGCTGCTGCCGCCCACGGTGGCGCTCTCCATCGTCATCCAGCTGCTGGAGACCGTGCAGCTCGCGCACGACGCGGGCGTCGTCCACGGGGCCATCACCCCCGGCAACGTGCTGTTGTCCCGCGACGGCTTCCCGGCCATCTGCGACTTCGGCGCGCTCCAGGCGCTGCTGTCCGTGCCCCAGCTCAAGCGCACGTTCGCGCACCGGGGCCGCAGCGCGTACCGCGCGCCGGAGGTCACTCGCGGGGAGACGCCCACGGAGGCGTCCGACGTGTACTCGCTGGGCGCCATCGCCTACGAACTGCTCACGCTGCGCGAAGCCGTGGTGCCCGGCAGCGGCGTCAGCACCCGCCGTGAGGCGCTGCCTCCGCCCAGCCGGTTGGACCGGCGGATCAACTCGCGGCTGGATCCGGCCATCATGCGCGCGCTGGATCCCGCGCCCCAGCGGCGCTTCCGTTCGTGTGGCGAGTTCGCCCAGGCGCTGCGCAACTTCCTCTCCGCGGGCGGCGGCCTGCCCGGCGCGGAGGAGGTGGGGCGCTTCGTGTCGGAGCTGTTCCCCAACGAGGTGAGCCTCGCGGCCCCCGGGCCCGTGCCGTTCGTGGAGCCCTTCCAACTGGAGCCCGTCTCCGGCGCGGAGATGGAGGACCTGCACGCCGAGGAGCACGAGGCGTCCATCGTCCAGCGCGCCCCGTACAGCCGCGCGCCCACGGAGCAGGAGTCCTCCGCGGACACGCAGGAGGCCGCGCCCGGCTTCGAGGCCTTCCGTCCCGAGGACTACGCCCCGGATGCTCCCGAGGACGACGGACCCGCCCCGGAGCCCGAGCCCACGAACGAAGCGCGGAGCACGGATCCGTCCCACGCGGGGCCGCTGGAGCAGGGCTGGGACGCGCCGCCCGGCGTCCTCGCGCAGAAGTCCCGCCGTCAGGCCGGCCCGCAGGGCGGTGCGGAGGGCCAGGGCTCCTCGCGCGCCGGCCGCAACCCTCGCGTGAAGGTGGTCGAGGACTTCTCCGGGCCGCCCCTGGGCGAGGACGAACCGCCCGTGCCCACCGGCCGCCGCGCCGCCATGCGCCCCGGGGTGCCCCTGGGCGGGGAGGAGCCCGTCCCACCCTCCGGCCGCCGCCCGGCCCTGCGTCCCGGTCAGCCCTCCGGCGCGCCCTCGGGGCCGCCCCTGGGCTCAGGCGAAGAGCCGCCGCCCTCCACGAAGCGCCCGGCCCTGCGCCCCGCGCACGGTGCCGGCGGCAGGGCCCCCGGTCAGGAGACGGCGATCCTCCCCGCGGGCGGCGGAACGCCCTCCGTGGCCCCCAAGGCCCCCGAAGCGCCCGCGCCCCGCCAGGAGCGCCGGGGCCGCGCCGAGCCCACCGAGGCCCTTCCTCCCGAGCCCCGTTCGGAGCGCCGCGCGGCCGTTCCCAAGGCGGAAGGCCGCGTGCGCAGCGACATGGCGGAGCCGGCGCCGTCGGACCGGCACCTGCCCGTGCACCAGCGCTTCGACACGGTGGAGACGCCGAGCATGGACGCGGTGAACGCAGGCACGCGCCGCAAGCGCCTGCTCTTCATCGCGGGCGGCATCGCCCTGGTGGGCCTGTTCATGTTCGCGGTCGCCGCGTGGCGGCTGGGCCTGGAGCCGGTGCATGAGCCGGAGCTGCCCCGCTACGACCCGAACGCGCCCGGGGCGAACGGCTCCCCGGCTCAGCCCGCGAACCCGTCCGCGCTCAAGCCCATCACGCCCCCTCCGCCCGCGCCGCCGATCGACCCGGGCGCCCGGGACGTGGAGGACGAGGACGCGGAAGAGGACACCGCGGAGCCGGGCGTTCCCCCGAAGAACCAGCGGGCGTTCCTCACGCTGCGCACGAACCTCCCGGCGAACGTCTTCATCGACGGGGCCCGGGTGCGCCGCGCCACGCCGCTGGTGAACTACCCGGTCCGCGTGGGCACGCGCGACATCCGCGTGGTGGCCATCGCCACCGGCGAGCAGAAGGACTTCCAGCTCCGCTTCTCGCGGGGCCAGCACCAGAAGCTGGAGGAACAGTTCCAGCCTCCCCCCACCAGGCGGTGA
- a CDS encoding FmdB family zinc ribbon protein, which produces MPIYEYGCSACGKTIDVLQKMSDPTPPACTACGAQGTLSKQVSRSSFHLKGGGWYSDLYGSTKKDGGGSSSSSSSSSSTASTAAAAPSSSPAASAPAAAPAPASGDKS; this is translated from the coding sequence ATGCCCATCTACGAGTACGGCTGCTCGGCCTGTGGAAAGACCATCGACGTCCTGCAGAAGATGTCCGACCCGACGCCCCCCGCGTGCACCGCGTGCGGCGCCCAGGGCACGCTGAGCAAGCAGGTCAGCCGCTCCAGCTTCCACCTCAAGGGAGGCGGCTGGTACTCCGACCTGTACGGCTCCACGAAGAAGGACGGCGGCGGTTCGTCATCGTCGTCGTCCTCCTCGTCGTCGACCGCGTCCACCGCGGCCGCGGCGCCGAGCAGCAGCCCGGCGGCCAGCGCTCCCGCGGCCGCGCCCGCCCCCGCGTCCGGCGACAAGTCGTAG
- a CDS encoding HAD-IG family 5'-nucleotidase, which translates to MSWGPVSPLLSPAQPIPGGPSVDPLHGSFRSSIRREHAEDAARRARDLLTDDVLGRLLTTPREPTTQVPHSRDVFVNRNLRMDHVELIGFDMDYTLAIYHMRRLEQLSFDMTLAKLISEYGYPPFVGGLLYDHHFVMRGLAVDRVNGNVLKMDRFGHVGRAYHGLRPLKRDAWKELYRNKRVRLRNPQFAWNDTLFALPETCLYSGIIELMESLGHTVNYGKLYDDIREAIDTVHRDNSLKREIRKDLARYVFLDPELGPALHKLRSGGKRLFLLTNSAWDYTNAVMRYLLDGQLPEYPSWKNYFDFVVTAAGKPAFFTENRPFLELDSSTEAGKVVGEAKSLERGTVYSGGNLAQFEEFTGYRGEHVLYVGDHIYGDILKSKKSSLWRTCMIVQEIEDEITYTDARREEIVTLSEVELTRARLDDEVNHRKTVLNTLERRLEREELPAAERQEVEELRKKTKAELEKLRRSLKETNGIADTLERDVEEGFNPYWGLLFKEGNENSRFGYQVEQYACLYTSRVSNFLHHSPMQYYRSPRDLMAHEQAGALSSKLSPMGSEGPPKGSLEKE; encoded by the coding sequence ATGTCTTGGGGTCCCGTGTCGCCCCTACTCTCCCCTGCCCAGCCCATCCCGGGCGGACCCTCCGTGGATCCGCTGCACGGGAGCTTCCGCTCCTCCATCCGCCGCGAGCACGCCGAAGACGCGGCCCGCCGCGCGAGGGACCTGCTCACCGACGACGTGCTCGGCCGGCTGCTCACCACCCCGCGCGAGCCCACCACCCAGGTGCCGCATTCACGGGACGTGTTCGTCAACCGCAACCTGCGCATGGACCACGTCGAGCTCATCGGGTTCGACATGGACTACACGCTGGCCATCTACCACATGCGCCGGCTGGAGCAGCTGTCGTTCGACATGACGCTGGCGAAGCTGATCAGCGAGTACGGCTATCCGCCGTTCGTGGGCGGCCTGCTCTACGACCACCACTTCGTGATGCGCGGGCTGGCGGTGGACCGCGTCAACGGCAACGTCCTGAAGATGGACCGCTTCGGCCACGTGGGGCGCGCGTACCACGGCCTCAGGCCCCTGAAGCGCGACGCGTGGAAGGAGCTGTACCGCAACAAGCGCGTGCGGCTGCGCAACCCGCAGTTCGCGTGGAACGACACGCTCTTCGCGTTGCCGGAGACGTGCCTGTATTCGGGCATCATCGAGCTGATGGAGTCGCTGGGGCACACCGTGAACTACGGCAAGCTCTACGACGACATCCGGGAAGCCATCGACACGGTGCACCGGGACAACTCGCTCAAGCGGGAGATCCGCAAGGACCTGGCGCGCTACGTGTTCCTGGACCCGGAGCTGGGGCCGGCGTTGCACAAGCTGCGCTCGGGCGGGAAGCGGCTGTTCCTGCTGACGAACTCCGCGTGGGACTACACGAACGCGGTGATGCGCTACCTCTTGGACGGGCAGCTGCCGGAGTACCCCAGCTGGAAGAACTACTTCGACTTCGTGGTGACGGCGGCGGGCAAGCCGGCGTTCTTCACGGAGAACCGGCCGTTCCTGGAGCTGGATTCGTCCACGGAGGCCGGCAAGGTCGTGGGTGAGGCGAAGTCGCTGGAGCGCGGCACGGTGTACTCCGGAGGCAACCTGGCCCAGTTCGAGGAGTTCACCGGCTACCGGGGCGAGCACGTCCTCTACGTGGGCGACCACATCTACGGCGACATCCTGAAGTCGAAGAAGTCGTCGCTGTGGCGCACGTGCATGATCGTCCAGGAGATTGAGGACGAGATCACGTACACGGACGCGAGGCGCGAGGAGATCGTCACGCTGTCCGAGGTGGAGCTGACGCGCGCGCGGCTGGACGACGAGGTGAACCACCGCAAGACGGTGTTGAACACCCTGGAGCGCAGGCTGGAGCGCGAGGAGCTTCCCGCGGCGGAGCGGCAGGAGGTGGAGGAGCTGCGCAAGAAGACGAAGGCGGAGCTGGAGAAGCTGCGCCGGTCGTTGAAGGAGACCAACGGCATCGCGGACACGCTGGAGCGCGACGTCGAGGAGGGCTTCAACCCCTACTGGGGCCTGCTGTTCAAGGAGGGCAACGAGAACAGCCGCTTCGGCTACCAGGTGGAGCAGTACGCGTGTCTCTACACGAGCCGCGTGTCGAACTTCCTGCACCACTCGCCGATGCAGTACTACCGCTCGCCGCGCGACCTGATGGCGCACGAGCAGGCGGGAGCGCTGTCGAGCAAGCTGTCCCCGATGGGGAGCGAGGGCCCGCCGAAGGGGTCGTTGGAGAAGGAGTAG
- a CDS encoding TlpA family protein disulfide reductase produces MSPVRRRALACAVALGVLGLTGLGAGCHRNSGPVDAGPAFYRALWLPSVGPTRYDPRQLPGKVVLVSFMATWCFPCLADLPTLKQLQETYGPQGFQVVAVGMDIDEGRVLGPFADHYAFPYPVLLSDDRMRAGGSAFGRIRALPSTVLLDKHGRAVAAWQGIEGQSDVAKAIEKLLKAD; encoded by the coding sequence GTGAGTCCGGTGCGACGACGCGCCCTCGCGTGCGCGGTGGCGCTGGGCGTGCTCGGGCTGACGGGCCTGGGGGCCGGCTGTCACCGGAACAGCGGGCCGGTGGACGCCGGGCCCGCGTTCTACCGGGCGCTGTGGCTGCCGTCGGTGGGGCCCACGCGCTACGACCCGCGGCAGCTCCCGGGCAAGGTGGTGCTGGTGTCCTTCATGGCCACCTGGTGCTTCCCGTGCCTGGCGGACCTGCCCACGCTCAAGCAGCTCCAGGAGACGTACGGCCCCCAGGGCTTCCAGGTCGTCGCGGTGGGGATGGACATCGACGAGGGCCGGGTGCTGGGGCCGTTCGCGGACCACTACGCCTTTCCGTACCCGGTGCTGCTGTCGGATGACCGCATGCGCGCGGGCGGGAGCGCCTTTGGCCGCATCCGAGCGCTGCCCAGCACGGTGCTGCTGGACAAGCACGGCCGCGCGGTGGCCGCGTGGCAGGGGATTGAGGGCCAGTCGGACGTGGCGAAGGCCATCGAGAAGCTGCTGAAAGCGGACTGA
- a CDS encoding sensor domain-containing diguanylate cyclase: MTSLTVVPSPAKLVRAFFRAIPAAVALATFVHLAQGGFRGLHTLGWTEAALVMGLLVGIGMAAWRRAMRSSVGAVIDLRDDLELGGGLISAAFIVVAIGGGELFPIVYLLMAFLVAFLPRNAGMTLLGVALVYDGLVTLGGPVVNVTGFLTHTLFLALFAGLYHLVLSARMAVAKRAESDAVQKRIREVEERARTFRLVSSGTQDSFSGMNSDEKWLVASVKEIEGAVHAALEIAETGLRTDTCAAFLLTSDDRSLKLYDCRSASERVQREKFNAGEGIIGGVLKRRAPVRMNSPQGLKGVTYYEGGGPTVQALLAVPILEGSGLVRGVLVADKLKNEPFTDQDEKMLTTIAGEVLRSIEVERVMSYIRKTRDEKDRFFRAIEELNRAGSPDQVFVAVLEATRQLAGLDFCAVTLVSEQEGKRVHRVMRMTGVTAQGKALEGRTFQDNNGLVANVVRYGAPLPGRDIKAMDRQVIFDEETQVRGLGALKIFPLVAGDRILGTLVAGSRKKTAFEQDVLRMIEVIAIQAAQAVLRAQLYEQMEKMATTDGLTGLLNHRTFQSRADDILAQARRYNRKCSIMLTDVDHFKSVNDTYGHPTGDQVLKGVARIIKTLARDTDIVARYGGEEFVMVMPETDVQGAKIIAERIREAVMAEVFQTEMGPLRITMSLGIATFPDNAMEKQQMIDLADQCLYHSKRNGRNQSVTVAQMQGGRKLQAVAE, encoded by the coding sequence ATGACCTCGCTGACCGTGGTGCCCTCTCCGGCGAAGCTCGTGCGCGCCTTCTTCCGCGCCATCCCCGCGGCGGTGGCGCTGGCCACCTTCGTGCACCTGGCGCAGGGCGGCTTCCGGGGCCTGCACACGCTGGGCTGGACGGAAGCGGCGCTCGTGATGGGGCTGCTCGTCGGCATCGGCATGGCGGCGTGGCGCCGGGCGATGCGCTCCTCGGTGGGCGCGGTCATCGACCTGCGCGACGACCTGGAATTGGGCGGCGGGCTCATCTCCGCGGCCTTCATCGTGGTGGCCATCGGCGGCGGGGAGCTGTTCCCCATCGTGTATCTCTTGATGGCGTTCCTGGTGGCGTTCCTGCCGCGCAACGCGGGCATGACGCTGCTGGGCGTGGCGCTGGTGTACGACGGCCTGGTGACGCTGGGCGGGCCGGTGGTGAACGTCACGGGTTTCCTGACGCACACGCTGTTCCTGGCGCTGTTCGCGGGGCTGTACCACCTGGTGCTGTCCGCGCGGATGGCGGTGGCGAAGCGGGCGGAGTCGGACGCGGTGCAGAAGCGCATCCGCGAGGTGGAGGAGCGCGCGCGCACCTTCCGGCTGGTGTCCTCCGGCACGCAGGACAGCTTCAGCGGGATGAACTCCGACGAGAAGTGGCTGGTCGCGTCGGTGAAGGAGATTGAAGGCGCGGTGCACGCGGCGCTGGAGATCGCGGAGACGGGCCTGCGCACGGACACCTGCGCGGCGTTCCTGCTCACGTCGGACGACCGGAGCCTGAAGCTGTACGACTGCCGCTCCGCGTCGGAGCGGGTGCAGCGGGAGAAGTTCAACGCGGGCGAGGGCATCATCGGCGGGGTGCTGAAGCGCCGCGCGCCGGTGCGGATGAACTCGCCGCAGGGGCTCAAGGGCGTCACGTACTACGAGGGCGGCGGCCCCACGGTGCAGGCGCTCCTGGCGGTGCCCATCCTGGAGGGCAGCGGGCTGGTGCGCGGCGTGCTGGTGGCGGACAAGCTCAAGAACGAGCCGTTCACGGATCAGGACGAGAAGATGCTCACCACCATCGCGGGAGAGGTGCTGCGCTCCATCGAGGTGGAGCGGGTGATGAGCTACATCCGCAAGACGCGCGACGAGAAGGACCGGTTCTTCCGGGCCATCGAGGAGCTGAACCGCGCGGGCAGCCCGGACCAGGTGTTCGTGGCGGTGCTGGAGGCGACGCGGCAGCTGGCGGGGCTGGACTTCTGCGCGGTGACGCTGGTGTCGGAGCAGGAGGGCAAGCGGGTGCACCGCGTGATGCGGATGACGGGCGTCACGGCGCAGGGCAAGGCGCTGGAGGGGCGCACGTTCCAGGACAACAACGGCCTGGTGGCGAACGTGGTGCGCTACGGGGCGCCGTTGCCGGGGCGGGACATCAAGGCGATGGACCGCCAGGTCATCTTCGACGAGGAGACGCAGGTGCGCGGCCTGGGCGCGCTGAAGATCTTCCCGCTGGTGGCGGGGGACCGCATCCTGGGCACGCTGGTGGCGGGGTCGCGCAAGAAGACGGCGTTCGAGCAGGACGTGCTGCGGATGATCGAAGTCATCGCCATCCAGGCGGCGCAGGCGGTGTTGCGCGCGCAGCTCTACGAGCAGATGGAGAAGATGGCGACGACGGACGGCCTCACGGGGCTGCTCAACCACCGCACGTTCCAGTCGCGCGCGGACGACATCCTGGCGCAGGCGCGGCGGTACAACCGCAAGTGCTCCATCATGTTGACGGACGTGGACCACTTCAAGAGTGTGAACGACACGTACGGGCACCCGACGGGCGACCAGGTGCTCAAGGGCGTGGCGCGCATCATCAAGACGCTGGCGCGGGACACGGACATCGTCGCGCGCTACGGCGGCGAGGAGTTCGTGATGGTGATGCCGGAGACGGACGTGCAGGGCGCGAAGATCATCGCCGAGCGCATCCGCGAGGCGGTGATGGCGGAGGTGTTCCAGACGGAGATGGGCCCGCTGCGCATCACGATGTCGCTGGGCATCGCGACGTTCCCGGACAACGCCATGGAGAAGCAGCAGATGATCGACCTGGCGGACCAGTGCCTGTACCACTCCAAGCGCAACGGCCGGAACCAGTCCGTGACGGTGGCGCAGATGCAGGGTGGCCGGAAGCTCCAGGCGGTCGCGGAGTAG
- a CDS encoding Fur family transcriptional regulator, which translates to MTTHHHSHSHSEKDKDEVLARYMAQHGLKSTRQRSLIIDTFFEVGGHLSVEELWNKVREQDTKVSVATVYRTMKLLNECGLAHARNFGDGQTRYEAAAGREHHDHLICTSCGTIVEFENDRIETLQDAVARKHGFTVTSHKMELYGLCRECQLRGGPLEPEA; encoded by the coding sequence ATGACGACCCATCACCACAGCCACTCCCATTCCGAGAAAGACAAGGACGAGGTGCTGGCCCGCTACATGGCCCAGCACGGCCTGAAGAGCACGCGCCAGCGCAGCCTCATCATCGACACGTTCTTCGAGGTGGGCGGCCACCTGTCCGTGGAGGAGCTGTGGAACAAGGTGCGCGAGCAGGACACCAAGGTGTCCGTGGCCACCGTCTACCGGACCATGAAGCTGCTCAACGAGTGCGGCCTCGCGCACGCGCGCAACTTCGGTGACGGGCAGACTCGCTACGAGGCGGCGGCGGGGCGCGAGCACCACGACCACCTCATCTGCACGAGCTGCGGCACCATCGTCGAGTTCGAGAACGACCGCATCGAGACGCTCCAGGACGCGGTGGCGCGCAAGCACGGCTTCACGGTGACCTCGCACAAGATGGAGCTGTACGGCCTGTGCCGGGAGTGCCAGCTGCGGGGTGGCCCCCTGGAGCCGGAGGCCTGA
- a CDS encoding DUSAM domain-containing protein codes for MVEDLEGDWHQLRVLDTRAQQEGTVVLDDALRSLLRRAGPSVAMPAEEVEAGLRAPEAARTLLHQMRQRITEGSRRMSDALHRMYRLRDQGDLDGARQQMRDLLAVEVVPYYRELAQGQLADLD; via the coding sequence ATGGTCGAAGACCTCGAAGGCGACTGGCATCAACTCCGCGTGCTCGACACGCGAGCCCAGCAAGAAGGCACCGTCGTCCTGGATGACGCCCTTCGCTCGCTCCTGCGCCGGGCTGGCCCGTCCGTGGCCATGCCCGCCGAGGAAGTAGAAGCCGGCCTGCGCGCCCCGGAGGCCGCACGCACCCTCCTCCACCAGATGCGCCAGCGCATCACGGAGGGCTCCCGGCGCATGAGCGACGCCCTCCACCGCATGTACCGCCTGCGCGACCAGGGCGACCTGGACGGCGCGCGCCAGCAGATGCGGGACCTGCTCGCCGTGGAGGTCGTGCCGTACTACCGCGAACTCGCGCAAGGCCAGCTCGCGGACCTGGACTGA
- a CDS encoding class I SAM-dependent methyltransferase has product MTPLPLAVTTSTKTDVATVREARAVAQRWNLPFLSRRSSEGIAPWLGTKVDALLVVGGDGVTLWEPQGSFGFHAGMAHLRRMRLRQGQRDDAFLKVAEIVPGDAVLDCTLGLAQDALVASLAVGPTGRVVGLEKSLPLCIVAAEGLQRYDRGADSCAIEVVHADAHAYLKTLPAKSFDVVFFDPMFAKPKKAQPAFDVLRRFAEHAPLTPEAVEEGRRVARRWVVVKGARHTDDLRKLGIEPAPTSRFSDVIWGRLPATP; this is encoded by the coding sequence ATGACTCCGCTTCCCCTCGCCGTCACCACCAGCACGAAGACGGACGTGGCCACGGTGCGCGAGGCGCGGGCCGTGGCGCAGCGGTGGAACCTGCCGTTCCTTTCGCGCCGCTCCAGTGAGGGCATCGCGCCCTGGCTGGGCACCAAGGTGGACGCGCTGCTCGTCGTGGGCGGCGATGGCGTGACGCTGTGGGAACCGCAGGGTTCATTCGGCTTCCACGCGGGCATGGCGCACCTGCGGCGCATGCGCCTTCGGCAGGGTCAGCGCGATGATGCGTTCCTCAAGGTCGCGGAGATCGTCCCGGGCGATGCCGTGCTCGACTGCACCCTGGGCCTGGCGCAGGACGCGCTGGTGGCGTCGCTCGCCGTAGGTCCGACGGGCCGTGTCGTGGGACTGGAGAAGAGCCTGCCCCTGTGCATCGTCGCCGCGGAGGGGCTCCAGCGCTATGACCGGGGCGCGGACTCCTGCGCCATCGAAGTCGTCCACGCGGACGCGCACGCGTACCTGAAGACGCTGCCCGCGAAGTCCTTCGACGTCGTCTTCTTCGACCCGATGTTCGCCAAGCCGAAGAAGGCCCAGCCGGCCTTCGACGTCCTGCGCCGCTTCGCGGAGCACGCCCCCCTCACGCCCGAAGCGGTGGAGGAGGGGAGGCGCGTCGCCCGCCGGTGGGTCGTCGTGAAGGGCGCTCGCCACACCGACGACCTGCGCAAGCTGGGCATCGAGCCGGCGCCCACGTCGCGCTTCAGCGACGTCATCTGGGGCCGGCTTCCCGCGACGCCCTGA